The DNA region TCCGGTACACGGCTACCGCCTTCAGCTGGCTTTCAGTATAGTGCCACTCCCGGTCCTCCCCGGTTTGGTGCTTCATCAGCGCATCAAGTCCCCGGATCTTTTCTTCGTCCTTAGTCAATAACTCTGCGGTTCCGAAACCAATGATGCTCTCATAGGCAAAGCTGTAAGCGGCAGCCTCTTCTCCGGTGACCAGGGAATGTTCCCCGTCCATCTCAAAACAGACCTGGCTGTTCCGTGCCAGGATGTCCGCCTTTTTTCCTTCCCGGGCGCCATGAAAATACAGGGTCAATAAGCCCCCGTCAAATTCAAAGCCAAAATTCAGGGGAACTATGTAGGGCTGATTCTGCTCCGCCATGCCCAGGCGGAACACTTTGTTTTTCCGGAGTATCTTCAGTTTTTCTTCGACATCCGTTATTTCCCGATCTGATCTTCTCATATTTACTCCTATAAATTGGCGGCTTGCCGCCACGTTAATTGGAAGTGTTACGAAGTAACACACTACTCCTTACAAAAGGCGGCTTGCCGCCACGTTAATTGGAAGTGTTACGAAGTAACACACTACTCCTTGTTAGTGAACCATCCTTAACATATTTACTCTACCAGCATTTCTCTTATTATATTCTTTACTTCTTCTATGTTTTTTGCATTTAACTTTCCAATTTTCTTTAGTATCCTTTTTTTATCGATTGATCGTATTTGATCCAAAACAACCCATCCTTTAGTTCCATTCAAACTAATCTTTACCCGGGTTGGATATTTATGTGATTTTGTTGTCATTGGCGCAATAATAACCGTTGCAATATTTTCATTCATTTCATTTGGAGAAATAAGCAGACATGGCCGTGTTTTCTTTATTTCATGCCCTATTGTCGGATCAAGATTTATCAAAAAAATATCGTACTGTTCCATTACGGTTCCCAATCCCAATCAAAGACATCATCCTCCAGGGTATTTGATATGATGAGTTTGTCATCAAGATTTTCGTTCATTTTTTTAAACGCCTTTTCCCACCCCAAGCGGGGCTTTTTTGATATAGGCTTTAATACCAATTCATCTTCATGTATCTGCAATTCAATTTTATCCTCAATATTAAATTCATTTATAATACTTTTGGGAATTCTAATGCCCCTGGAATTGCCAATAGATACAACTGAAACAATCATCATTTTCTCCCTGTATGTAATTATATTGTAATTATTTTCTTTTGTCAAACTTTTTTTGGCCTCTATTGACAGGGCCATTATCCAGTAATGCCCGTTGACAAGGGCCCAC from Treponema primitia ZAS-2 includes:
- a CDS encoding pyridoxamine 5'-phosphate oxidase family protein, which translates into the protein MRRSDREITDVEEKLKILRKNKVFRLGMAEQNQPYIVPLNFGFEFDGGLLTLYFHGAREGKKADILARNSQVCFEMDGEHSLVTGEEAAAYSFAYESIIGFGTAELLTKDEEKIRGLDALMKHQTGEDREWHYTESQLKAVAVYRIRVSSFSGKRRPQK
- a CDS encoding type II toxin-antitoxin system PemK/MazF family toxin; its protein translation is MGTVMEQYDIFLINLDPTIGHEIKKTRPCLLISPNEMNENIATVIIAPMTTKSHKYPTRVKISLNGTKGWVVLDQIRSIDKKRILKKIGKLNAKNIEEVKNIIREMLVE
- a CDS encoding AbrB/MazE/SpoVT family DNA-binding domain-containing protein, whose protein sequence is MALSIEAKKSLTKENNYNIITYREKMMIVSVVSIGNSRGIRIPKSIINEFNIEDKIELQIHEDELVLKPISKKPRLGWEKAFKKMNENLDDKLIISNTLEDDVFDWDWEP